One Lacunisphaera limnophila DNA window includes the following coding sequences:
- the fabF gene encoding beta-ketoacyl-ACP synthase II — protein sequence METVSSNRRVVVTGMGVITSLGHNVADFWSALLAGKCGVDRVSLFDAKDYSCQIGAEVRGFDPATLMDPKEVRRNDRYTHFGFCAAKQAIADSKLDMTKADADRVGVIIGSGIGGMWTIENQHKVLLERGPRKVSPFMIPALISNMCSGLVAIELGARGPNFGIVSACATATHAIGESFRMVRSGEADVMVCGGAEAAITPLAYAGFCSMKAMSTNNENPQKASRPFDLNRDGFIMGEGAGVLVIESLEHAQARGATIYCELAGYAATCDAFHITQPDPEGKGLSQAMSRALKDAQVTPEQIDYINAHGTSTPYNDKFETLAIKKVFGEAARKVMISSTKSMTGHLLGAAGGIEAVISVKTIQTGEVAPTINYETPDPDCDLDYVPNVKRSAPVKTVLTNNLGFGGQNAALVFRQL from the coding sequence ATGGAAACCGTATCCTCCAACCGTCGCGTCGTAGTCACCGGCATGGGCGTCATCACGTCGCTCGGCCACAATGTTGCTGATTTCTGGTCCGCGCTCCTCGCGGGCAAGTGCGGCGTGGACCGCGTGTCGCTCTTCGACGCGAAGGACTACAGCTGCCAGATTGGCGCCGAGGTCCGGGGCTTTGACCCCGCGACGCTGATGGACCCGAAGGAGGTCCGGCGCAACGACCGCTACACCCATTTCGGTTTCTGTGCGGCCAAGCAGGCCATCGCGGACTCGAAGCTCGACATGACCAAGGCCGATGCGGATCGCGTCGGCGTGATCATCGGCTCCGGCATCGGCGGCATGTGGACGATCGAGAACCAGCACAAGGTGCTGCTCGAGCGCGGCCCCCGCAAGGTGTCGCCCTTCATGATTCCCGCGCTGATCAGCAACATGTGCAGCGGCCTGGTGGCGATCGAGCTGGGGGCGCGCGGCCCGAATTTCGGCATCGTCAGTGCGTGCGCCACGGCCACGCACGCCATTGGTGAATCCTTCCGCATGGTGCGCAGCGGCGAGGCCGACGTGATGGTCTGCGGCGGCGCCGAGGCTGCGATCACGCCGCTCGCCTACGCCGGGTTCTGCTCGATGAAGGCGATGAGCACGAACAACGAGAATCCCCAGAAAGCCAGCCGCCCGTTCGACCTGAACCGCGACGGCTTCATCATGGGCGAGGGTGCCGGTGTGCTCGTCATCGAGAGCCTGGAGCACGCGCAGGCGCGCGGGGCGACGATCTATTGCGAACTGGCCGGTTATGCCGCCACGTGCGACGCCTTCCACATCACGCAGCCGGATCCCGAGGGCAAGGGCCTCTCGCAGGCGATGAGCCGCGCGTTGAAGGATGCCCAGGTCACGCCGGAACAGATCGACTACATCAACGCCCACGGCACCTCCACGCCCTACAACGACAAATTCGAGACGCTCGCGATCAAGAAGGTGTTCGGCGAGGCCGCGCGCAAGGTGATGATCAGCTCCACCAAGTCCATGACCGGCCATCTGCTGGGTGCCGCCGGCGGCATTGAGGCGGTCATCAGCGTGAAGACCATCCAGACCGGCGAGGTGGCGCCGACGATCAATTACGAGACGCCGGACCCGGACTGCGATCTCGACTACGTGCCGAACGTGAAGCGCAGCGCCCCGGTCAAGACGGTGCTGACCAACAATCTCGGCTTCGGCGGACAGAACGCCGCGCTCGTCTTTCGCCAGCTCTGA
- a CDS encoding sigma-54-dependent transcriptional regulator → MVPSVLIVDDEKHTREGLQQALQEHYDVSVASNADEAFNLMDAQEFEVIVTDLRMPGKSGLKVIDKALALANRPAVIMMTAYGSIDSAVEAMKRGAVDFLTKPVQIERLEILIQRALKTKTLEVEVKQLHERLDEKFNVGAIVGHSPRLAEVIERVKLVAPSKATILIEGETGTGKELIAQALHQASPRARAAFVPVHCAALPATLLESELFGHERGAFTGAIERREGRFELADGGTVFLDEIGEIGPEIQVKLLRFLETRSFERIGGTKTLNVDVRLVAATNRNLEQMVKEGKFREDLYFRLNVVRITTPPLRDRTEDIPVLLEHFIKVYSKENNYEPVTVEPGAMRHLQAYPWPGNIRELRNFAENAVVLRRGGKLSEFDLEPKFRGEVAPPPAMVTPTPANPFSVEDNEKRLLREALMKARGNRTRAATLLGISRRTLHRKIAQWPELDVMDRG, encoded by the coding sequence ATGGTGCCCAGTGTCCTGATTGTTGACGACGAAAAGCACACCCGGGAAGGCCTGCAACAGGCCCTGCAGGAGCATTATGACGTGTCGGTGGCCTCGAATGCCGACGAGGCCTTCAACCTGATGGATGCCCAGGAATTTGAGGTCATCGTGACCGACCTGCGGATGCCGGGCAAAAGCGGTCTCAAGGTGATCGACAAGGCGCTGGCCCTGGCCAACCGCCCGGCGGTGATCATGATGACGGCCTACGGCAGCATCGATTCGGCGGTCGAGGCCATGAAGCGCGGGGCCGTGGATTTTCTGACCAAACCGGTCCAGATCGAGCGCCTGGAGATCCTGATCCAGCGGGCGCTGAAGACCAAGACCCTCGAGGTCGAGGTCAAGCAGCTGCATGAGCGGCTCGACGAGAAATTCAACGTCGGGGCCATCGTCGGACACTCGCCGCGGCTGGCCGAGGTGATCGAGCGGGTGAAGCTGGTGGCCCCGTCCAAGGCGACGATCCTGATCGAGGGCGAGACCGGCACCGGCAAGGAACTGATCGCGCAGGCCCTCCACCAGGCGAGCCCGCGCGCGCGCGCGGCCTTCGTCCCGGTGCACTGCGCGGCGCTGCCGGCAACGCTGCTGGAGAGCGAGCTCTTCGGCCACGAGCGGGGCGCGTTCACCGGGGCGATCGAGCGCCGGGAGGGCCGCTTTGAGCTGGCCGACGGCGGCACGGTCTTCCTCGACGAGATCGGAGAGATCGGCCCGGAGATCCAGGTGAAGCTCCTGCGCTTCCTCGAGACCCGCAGCTTCGAGCGCATCGGCGGCACCAAGACCCTCAACGTCGACGTGCGCCTGGTGGCTGCGACCAACCGCAATCTCGAGCAGATGGTGAAGGAGGGGAAGTTCCGCGAGGATCTCTATTTCCGGCTCAACGTCGTGCGCATCACCACCCCCCCGCTGCGCGACCGCACGGAGGACATCCCGGTGCTGCTGGAGCATTTCATCAAGGTTTACTCAAAGGAGAACAACTACGAGCCCGTGACGGTCGAGCCCGGCGCGATGCGCCACCTGCAGGCCTACCCCTGGCCGGGCAACATCCGCGAGCTGCGCAACTTTGCCGAGAACGCGGTCGTGTTGCGCCGCGGCGGCAAACTGAGCGAATTCGACCTCGAGCCGAAGTTCCGCGGCGAGGTGGCCCCGCCGCCCGCGATGGTCACCCCCACGCCGGCCAACCCGTTTTCGGTGGAGGACAACGAAAAGCGCCTGCTGCGCGAGGCGTTGATGAAGGCCCGGGGCAACCGCACGCGGGCCGCCACGTTGCTCGGCATCAGCCGGCGCACGCTGCACCGCAAGATCGCGCAATGGCCTGAGCTGGACGTGATGGACCGCGGATGA